A region from the Serinus canaria isolate serCan28SL12 chromosome 10, serCan2020, whole genome shotgun sequence genome encodes:
- the RPL4 gene encoding 60S ribosomal protein L4 isoform X1: protein MACARPLISVYSEKGEASGKNVTLPAVFKAPIRPDVVNFVHTNLRKNNRQPYAVSELAGHQTSAESWGTGRAVARIPRVRGGGTHRSGQGAFGNMCRGGRMFAPTKTWRRWHRRVNIMQKRYAICSALAASALPALVMSKGHRIEEIPELPLVVEDKVEGYKKTKEAVLLLKKLKAWNDIKKVYASQRMRAGKGKMRNRRRIQRRGPCIIYNEDNGIIRAFRNIPGITLLNVNKLNLLRLAPGGHVGRFCIWTESAFRKLDDLYGTWRKAATLKSDYNLPMHKMTNTDIGRIMRSQEIQKALRAPKKKIQRRVLKKNPLKNLRIMIKLNPYAKTMRRNTILRHAQNHKLKEEKKAKAQAKLAAAKAPAAPKGEPAAKKAKTAKAAKPAAKTKAEA, encoded by the exons ATG GCTTGCGCTCGGCCGCTGATCTCTGTGTACTCCGAGAAGGGGGAGGCGTCGGGCAAGAACGTGACGCTGCCCGCGGTGTTCAAGGCGCCCATCCGGCCCGACGTGGTCAACTTCGTGCACACCAACCTGCGCAAGAACAACCGGCAGCCCTACGCCGTCAGCGAGCTCGCAG GTCACCAGACCAGTGCTGAATCATGGGGTACTGGCAGAGCTGTCGCTCGAATCCCGCGTGTCCGGGGTGGTGGCACTCACCGCTCTGGCCAGGGTGCCTTTGGCAAC atgTGCCGTGGTGGCCGCATGTTCGCCCCGACCAAGACCTGGCGGCGCTGGCACCGCAGGGTGAACATCATGCAGAAGCGTTATgccatctgctctgctctggctgcctctgccctgccagctctggtcATGTCTAAAG GCCACCGCATTGAGGAGATTCCAGAACTTCCTCTGGTTGTTGAGGACAAGGTTGAGGGCTACAAGAAAACCAAGGAAGCTGTTCTCCTCCTGAAGAAGCTTAAAGCTTGGAATGACATCAAAAAG gttTACGCCTCCCAGCGCATGCGGGCTGGGAAGGGCAAGATGAGGAATCGCCGCCGCATCCAGCGCAGGGGACCCTGCATCATCTACAACGAGGACAACGGCATCATCAGAGCTTTCCGGAATATCCCTG gaatCACTCTGCTGAACGTGAACAAGCTGAACCTGCTGCGCCTCGCTCCCGGGGGCCACGTGGGGCGTTTCTGCATCTGGACCGAGAGCGCCTTCCGCAAGCTGGACGATCTGTACGGCACCTGGCGCAAGGCAGCCACGCTCAAGAGCGACTACAA CTTGCCAATGCACAAGATGACCAATACGGATATTGGAAGAATCATGAGAAGCCAGGAAATCCAGAAGGCCCTGCGTGCTCCAAA GAAGAAGATTCAGCGCAGGGTCCTGAAGAAGAACCCACTGAAGAACCTGAGAATCATGATCAAGTTGAACCCCTACGCCAAAACCATGCGGCGCAACACCATCCTGCGGCACGCGCAGAAC CACAAActcaaggaagagaagaaagccaAGGCCCAGGCCAAGCTGGCAGCTGCCAAGGCCCCAGCTGCACCCAAGGGAGAGCCCGCTGCCAAGAAGGCCAAGACAGCCAAGGCCGCCAAGCCTGCAGCCAAGACCAAGGCCGAGGCGTAA
- the ZWILCH gene encoding protein zwilch homolog isoform X1, producing MSFRLLTAASAAQAGQPPTPSPRILEEGKDSIPEHPYLYETDVEISLVGGSCKNPVEKFWNGSSAMYILQKATHSEESDSMEESRTDDAVYASEVLPKESPGALALSVGRAKQLISLYTLLQNPNMTSLGMSDLPVLPPLWARCDGSDPQHTCWIGAEPLKAGNKVPGLNIYLVSCDGPTADKTCFPSLEQLKMEHKIRHHSSVVTTKGFARYELITVAAIEDTIAESGSNIYVDITWNGVEKILETPPAISAATLNIALESGDPRSPVFQLYRELQLLLALAEGLKTGVTEWPEPSESESALKLVQEFLTDLKKKLDGDYTFEDKNETQKIQCDTAAVDSCIKSIFGERGDLDFTGQLWCKMKSVSSYQELIDCFTLVIKSLERGEIQPWIHQGSSSFLSQLIQQSYHGKIEDVSLSDITPIQMLLEVGLEKMKKDYVSFFIGQELATVTYLDYFISTAVELQEQVHRVQKLHHMLEIMVSCTGLLQFRHEHLFPLTQICMKYYKENPLNEKHVFQLPIRPALVKKFYQNDLPEVWRVEISSGHGQKEVKTTWQVSTNAPVEHGTSDNSGFLSDSTVNGSSKERLYFITMTQCSQVQFT from the exons ATGTCCTTCCGCCTTCTGACAGCCGCTTCTGCCGCTCAGGCCGGTCAACCCCCGACACCCAGTCCAAG gatACTTGAAGAAGGAAAGGACAGTATCCCCGAACATCCCTATCTCTATGAG actGATGTAGAGATCTCATTGGTTGGTGGCAGTTGCAAAAATCCTGTTGAAAAATTTTGGAATGGAAGCAGTGCAATGTATATTTTGCAAAAAGCT ACACACAGTGAAGAAAGCGACTCCATGGAGGAATCAAGAACAGATGATGCTGTTTATGCCTCTGAGGTTTTGCCAAAGGAGAGTCCTGGAGCCCTGGCTCTTTCTGTTGGAAGAGCAAA GCAGTTGATTTCCTTGTACACACTGCTGCAAAACCCAAACATGACCTCCCTGGGGATGAGTGACCTGCCTGTGCTTCCTCCCCTGTGGGCCAGGTGTGATGGTTCTGATCCTCAGCACACCTGCTGGATTGGAGCTGAGCCTCTCAAGGCTGGAAACAAAGTCCCAGGGCTCAATATTTACCTGGTTTCATGTGATG gtCCTACAGCTGATAAAACCTGTTTTCCAAGCCTGGAACAGCTCAAAATGGAACATAAAATAAGACATCATTCATCTGTT GTGACAACAAAAGGATTTGCTCGGTATGAGCTGATTACAGTTGCTGCAATAGAGGACACCATTGCAGAATCTGGAAGCAACATCTATGTGGATATCACATGGAATGGTGTGGAAAAGATTCTGGAGACTCCCCCAGCGATCTCTGCTGCCACCCTG AATATTGCCCTGGAGTCGGGGGACCCCAGAAGTCCTGTGTTCCAGCTGTACcgagagctgcagctcctcttg GCTTTGGCTGAAGGTCTGAAGACGGGTGTGACTGAGTGGCCTGAGCCATCAGAGTCTGAATCAGCTCTTAAACTGGTCCAGGAATTTCTGACCG ATTTAAAGAAGAAACTGGATGGAGATTATACATTTGAAGACAAGAATGAAACACAG AAAATCCAATGtgacacagctgctgtggaCAGTTGCATAAAATCAATCTTTGGTGAGCGAGGAGACCTGGATTTCACTGGACAATTATGGTGCAAAATGAAAA GTGTCAGTTCCTATCAGGAGTTAATAGACTGTTTCACACTGGTCATCAAATCCCTGGAACGTGGTGAGATACAGCCATGG ATTCATCAGGGGAGTAGCAGTTTCTTAAGTCAGTTGATCCAACAGTCCTACCATGGAAAGATAGAGGATGTTTCCCTCAGTGACATCACTCCCATTCAGATGCTCCTGGAGGTTGGCTTagagaagatgaagaaagaTTATGTCAGTTTTTTCATAG GCCAGGAACTTGCAACAGTAACCTACTTG GATTACTTCATTTCCACAGCAGTGGAGCTCCAGGAACAAGTCCACCGTGTTCAAAAGCTTCACCACATGCTGGAAATAATGGTCAGCTGTACAGGCTTACTGCAGTTCAGACATGAGCACCTCTTCCCTTTGACACa GATTTGCATGAAGTATTACAAGGAAAACCCTCTGAATGAGAAGCATGTGTTTCAGCTGCCCATCCGACCAGCTCTTGTGAAGAAATTCTATCAAAA TGATCTCCCTGAAGTCTGGAGGGTGGAGATAAGCAGTGGGCATGGACAGAAGGAAGTTAAAACAACGTGGCAAGTCAGCACCAATGCTCCTGTTGAACATGGGACATCAGACAATTCAG
- the ZWILCH gene encoding protein zwilch homolog isoform X2 yields the protein MAAERRRRAGGGLSGLLLRILEEGKDSIPEHPYLYETDVEISLVGGSCKNPVEKFWNGSSAMYILQKATHSEESDSMEESRTDDAVYASEVLPKESPGALALSVGRAKQLISLYTLLQNPNMTSLGMSDLPVLPPLWARCDGSDPQHTCWIGAEPLKAGNKVPGLNIYLVSCDGPTADKTCFPSLEQLKMEHKIRHHSSVVTTKGFARYELITVAAIEDTIAESGSNIYVDITWNGVEKILETPPAISAATLNIALESGDPRSPVFQLYRELQLLLALAEGLKTGVTEWPEPSESESALKLVQEFLTDLKKKLDGDYTFEDKNETQKIQCDTAAVDSCIKSIFGERGDLDFTGQLWCKMKSVSSYQELIDCFTLVIKSLERGEIQPWIHQGSSSFLSQLIQQSYHGKIEDVSLSDITPIQMLLEVGLEKMKKDYVSFFIGQELATVTYLDYFISTAVELQEQVHRVQKLHHMLEIMVSCTGLLQFRHEHLFPLTQICMKYYKENPLNEKHVFQLPIRPALVKKFYQNDLPEVWRVEISSGHGQKEVKTTWQVSTNAPVEHGTSDNSGFLSDSTVNGSSKERLYFITMTQCSQVQFT from the exons ATGGCGGCGGAACGgcggcgccgggcgggcggcggcctGAGCGGGCTCCTGCTCCG gatACTTGAAGAAGGAAAGGACAGTATCCCCGAACATCCCTATCTCTATGAG actGATGTAGAGATCTCATTGGTTGGTGGCAGTTGCAAAAATCCTGTTGAAAAATTTTGGAATGGAAGCAGTGCAATGTATATTTTGCAAAAAGCT ACACACAGTGAAGAAAGCGACTCCATGGAGGAATCAAGAACAGATGATGCTGTTTATGCCTCTGAGGTTTTGCCAAAGGAGAGTCCTGGAGCCCTGGCTCTTTCTGTTGGAAGAGCAAA GCAGTTGATTTCCTTGTACACACTGCTGCAAAACCCAAACATGACCTCCCTGGGGATGAGTGACCTGCCTGTGCTTCCTCCCCTGTGGGCCAGGTGTGATGGTTCTGATCCTCAGCACACCTGCTGGATTGGAGCTGAGCCTCTCAAGGCTGGAAACAAAGTCCCAGGGCTCAATATTTACCTGGTTTCATGTGATG gtCCTACAGCTGATAAAACCTGTTTTCCAAGCCTGGAACAGCTCAAAATGGAACATAAAATAAGACATCATTCATCTGTT GTGACAACAAAAGGATTTGCTCGGTATGAGCTGATTACAGTTGCTGCAATAGAGGACACCATTGCAGAATCTGGAAGCAACATCTATGTGGATATCACATGGAATGGTGTGGAAAAGATTCTGGAGACTCCCCCAGCGATCTCTGCTGCCACCCTG AATATTGCCCTGGAGTCGGGGGACCCCAGAAGTCCTGTGTTCCAGCTGTACcgagagctgcagctcctcttg GCTTTGGCTGAAGGTCTGAAGACGGGTGTGACTGAGTGGCCTGAGCCATCAGAGTCTGAATCAGCTCTTAAACTGGTCCAGGAATTTCTGACCG ATTTAAAGAAGAAACTGGATGGAGATTATACATTTGAAGACAAGAATGAAACACAG AAAATCCAATGtgacacagctgctgtggaCAGTTGCATAAAATCAATCTTTGGTGAGCGAGGAGACCTGGATTTCACTGGACAATTATGGTGCAAAATGAAAA GTGTCAGTTCCTATCAGGAGTTAATAGACTGTTTCACACTGGTCATCAAATCCCTGGAACGTGGTGAGATACAGCCATGG ATTCATCAGGGGAGTAGCAGTTTCTTAAGTCAGTTGATCCAACAGTCCTACCATGGAAAGATAGAGGATGTTTCCCTCAGTGACATCACTCCCATTCAGATGCTCCTGGAGGTTGGCTTagagaagatgaagaaagaTTATGTCAGTTTTTTCATAG GCCAGGAACTTGCAACAGTAACCTACTTG GATTACTTCATTTCCACAGCAGTGGAGCTCCAGGAACAAGTCCACCGTGTTCAAAAGCTTCACCACATGCTGGAAATAATGGTCAGCTGTACAGGCTTACTGCAGTTCAGACATGAGCACCTCTTCCCTTTGACACa GATTTGCATGAAGTATTACAAGGAAAACCCTCTGAATGAGAAGCATGTGTTTCAGCTGCCCATCCGACCAGCTCTTGTGAAGAAATTCTATCAAAA TGATCTCCCTGAAGTCTGGAGGGTGGAGATAAGCAGTGGGCATGGACAGAAGGAAGTTAAAACAACGTGGCAAGTCAGCACCAATGCTCCTGTTGAACATGGGACATCAGACAATTCAG
- the SNAPC5 gene encoding snRNA-activating protein complex subunit 5: MLSRLQELRREEETLLRVKAALHDQLRRLRVEELALQSMIRAGEENVPVPLPALAEDTQQTLGQMDNEAAINQTELHLSLQDDKEQEEEEEEEESDS; this comes from the exons ATGCTGAGCCGGCTGCAGGAGCTGCGCCGCGAGGAGGAGACGCTGCTGCGGGTCAAGGCGGCGCTGCACGACCAGCTCCGCCGGCTGCGG GTGGAGGAGCTGGCGCTGCAGTCCATGATCAGGGCCGGCGAGGAGAAcgtccctgtgcccctgccagccctggccgAGGACACTCAGCAG ACTCTTGGGCAGATGGACAATGAGGCTGCCATCAATCAAACTGAGTTACACCTCAGTCTTCAGGATGataaagagcaggaagaggaggaagaggaggaggaatctgattcttga
- the MAP2K1 gene encoding dual specificity mitogen-activated protein kinase kinase 1, with protein sequence MPKKKPGPIQLNPAPDGSAVNGTSSAETNLEALQKKLEELELDEQQRKRLEAFLTQKQKVGELKDDDFEKISELGAGNGGVVFKVSHKPSGLIMARKLIHLEIKPAIRNQIIRELQVLHECNSPYIVGFYGAFYSDGEISICMEHMDGGSLDQVLKKAGRIPEQILGKVSIAVIKGLTYLREKHKIMHRDVKPSNILVNSRGEIKLCDFGVSGQLIDSMANSFVGTRSYMSPERLQGTHYSVQSDIWSMGLSLVEMAIGRYPIPPPDSKELELMFGCPVEGDSPVTETSPRQRAPGRPMSSYGSDSRPPMAIFELLDYIVNEPPPKLPNGVFGSEFQDFVNKCLIKNPAERADLKQLMIHAFIKRSEAEEVDFAGWLCSTIGLNQPSTPTHAAGV encoded by the exons GACAAATCTGGAGGCCCTTCAGAagaagctggaggagctggagctggatgagcAGCAGCGGAAGCGCCTGGAGGCGTTCCTCACCCAGAAACAGAAGGTTGGGGAGCTGAAGGATGATGACTTTGAGAAGATCAgtgagctgggagcaggcaaTGGTGGTGTGGTCTTCAAAGTGTCTCACAAACCCTCTGGCCTCATCATGGCAAGAAAG TTAATCCACCTGGAGATCAAGCCAGCCATCCGCAACCAGATCATccgggagctgcaggtgctgcacgAGTGCAACTCCCCCTACATCGTGGGCTTCTATGGAGCCTTCTACAGTGATGGGGAGATCTCCATCTGCATGGAGCACATG GATGGTGGCTCCTTGGATCAAGTGCTGAAAAAGGCTGGGAGGATTCCAGAGCAGATCCTGGGCAAAGTTAGCATTGCG GTAATAAAAGGACTCACATATCTgagagaaaaacataaaataatgcACAGAG atgtaAAACCATCCAACATTTTGGTAAACTCTAGAGGTGAAATCAAGCTTTGTGACTTTGGTGTCAGTGGGCAGCTGATAGATTCCATGGCAAACTCCTTTGTTGGCACACGCTCCTACATGTCT CCCGAGAGGCTGCAGGGCACTCACTACTCAGTGCAGTCAGACATCTGGAGCAtggggctgtccctggtggAGATGGCCATTGGCAGGTACCCCATCCCCCCTCCTGACtccaaggagctggagctgatgtTTGGCTGCCCCGTGGAGGGGGATTCTCCAGTCACAGAGACCTCGCCCAGGCAAAGAGCGCCCGGCCGGCCCATGAGCT CCTATGGATCAGACAGCAGACCCCCAATGGCAATCTTTGAACTTCTGGATTACATCGTCAATGAG cCACCTCCAAAACTGCCCAATGGTGTTTTTGGTTCTGAATTTCAAGATTTTGTTAACAAATG tttaattaaaaatcctgCTGAGAGAGCCGACTTGAAGCAGCTGATG ATCCATGCTTTCATCAAGAGATCCGAGGCGGAGGAGGTGGATTTTGCGGGGTGGCTCTGCTCCACCATCGGCCTTAaccagcccagcacccccacGCACGCCGCCGGCGTCTGA
- the ZWILCH gene encoding protein zwilch homolog isoform X3 — MAAERRRRAGGGLSGLLLRILEEGKDSIPEHPYLYETDVEISLVGGSCKNPVEKFWNGSSAMYILQKATHSEESDSMEESRTDDAVYASEVLPKESPGALALSVGRAKQLISLYTLLQNPNMTSLGMSDLPVLPPLWARCDGSDPQHTCWIGAEPLKAGNKVPGLNIYLVSCDGPTADKTCFPSLEQLKMEHKIRHHSSVVTTKGFARYELITVAAIEDTIAESGSNIYVDITWNGVEKILETPPAISAATLNIALESGDPRSPVFQLYRELQLLLALAEGLKTGVTEWPEPSESESALKLVQEFLTDLKKKLDGDYTFEDKNETQKIQCDTAAVDSCIKSIFGERGDLDFTGQLWCKMKSVSSYQELIDCFTLVIKSLERGEIQPWIHQGSSSFLSQLIQQSYHGKIEDVSLSDITPIQMLLEVGLEKMKKDYVSFFIGQELATVTYLDYFISTAVELQEQVHRVQKLHHMLEIMVSCTGLLQFRHEHLFPLTQICMKYYKENPLNEKHVFQLPIRPALVKKFYQNDLPEVWRVEISSGHGQKEVKTTWQVSTNAPVEHGTSDNSECLLINLRRVLKRNFHVVNAGLKSEKVQKGEDLLCCKQMQNKWKSIRMGKD; from the exons ATGGCGGCGGAACGgcggcgccgggcgggcggcggcctGAGCGGGCTCCTGCTCCG gatACTTGAAGAAGGAAAGGACAGTATCCCCGAACATCCCTATCTCTATGAG actGATGTAGAGATCTCATTGGTTGGTGGCAGTTGCAAAAATCCTGTTGAAAAATTTTGGAATGGAAGCAGTGCAATGTATATTTTGCAAAAAGCT ACACACAGTGAAGAAAGCGACTCCATGGAGGAATCAAGAACAGATGATGCTGTTTATGCCTCTGAGGTTTTGCCAAAGGAGAGTCCTGGAGCCCTGGCTCTTTCTGTTGGAAGAGCAAA GCAGTTGATTTCCTTGTACACACTGCTGCAAAACCCAAACATGACCTCCCTGGGGATGAGTGACCTGCCTGTGCTTCCTCCCCTGTGGGCCAGGTGTGATGGTTCTGATCCTCAGCACACCTGCTGGATTGGAGCTGAGCCTCTCAAGGCTGGAAACAAAGTCCCAGGGCTCAATATTTACCTGGTTTCATGTGATG gtCCTACAGCTGATAAAACCTGTTTTCCAAGCCTGGAACAGCTCAAAATGGAACATAAAATAAGACATCATTCATCTGTT GTGACAACAAAAGGATTTGCTCGGTATGAGCTGATTACAGTTGCTGCAATAGAGGACACCATTGCAGAATCTGGAAGCAACATCTATGTGGATATCACATGGAATGGTGTGGAAAAGATTCTGGAGACTCCCCCAGCGATCTCTGCTGCCACCCTG AATATTGCCCTGGAGTCGGGGGACCCCAGAAGTCCTGTGTTCCAGCTGTACcgagagctgcagctcctcttg GCTTTGGCTGAAGGTCTGAAGACGGGTGTGACTGAGTGGCCTGAGCCATCAGAGTCTGAATCAGCTCTTAAACTGGTCCAGGAATTTCTGACCG ATTTAAAGAAGAAACTGGATGGAGATTATACATTTGAAGACAAGAATGAAACACAG AAAATCCAATGtgacacagctgctgtggaCAGTTGCATAAAATCAATCTTTGGTGAGCGAGGAGACCTGGATTTCACTGGACAATTATGGTGCAAAATGAAAA GTGTCAGTTCCTATCAGGAGTTAATAGACTGTTTCACACTGGTCATCAAATCCCTGGAACGTGGTGAGATACAGCCATGG ATTCATCAGGGGAGTAGCAGTTTCTTAAGTCAGTTGATCCAACAGTCCTACCATGGAAAGATAGAGGATGTTTCCCTCAGTGACATCACTCCCATTCAGATGCTCCTGGAGGTTGGCTTagagaagatgaagaaagaTTATGTCAGTTTTTTCATAG GCCAGGAACTTGCAACAGTAACCTACTTG GATTACTTCATTTCCACAGCAGTGGAGCTCCAGGAACAAGTCCACCGTGTTCAAAAGCTTCACCACATGCTGGAAATAATGGTCAGCTGTACAGGCTTACTGCAGTTCAGACATGAGCACCTCTTCCCTTTGACACa GATTTGCATGAAGTATTACAAGGAAAACCCTCTGAATGAGAAGCATGTGTTTCAGCTGCCCATCCGACCAGCTCTTGTGAAGAAATTCTATCAAAA TGATCTCCCTGAAGTCTGGAGGGTGGAGATAAGCAGTGGGCATGGACAGAAGGAAGTTAAAACAACGTGGCAAGTCAGCACCAATGCTCCTGTTGAACATGGGACATCAGACAATTCAG